A stretch of Rhinopithecus roxellana isolate Shanxi Qingling chromosome 12, ASM756505v1, whole genome shotgun sequence DNA encodes these proteins:
- the CAP1 gene encoding adenylyl cyclase-associated protein 1 isoform X1 — MADMQNLVERLERAVGRLEAVSHTSDMHRGYGDSPSKAGAAPYVQAFDSLLAGPVAEYLKISKEIGGDVQKHAEMVHTGLKLERALLVTASQCQQPADNKLSDLLAPISEQIKEVITFREKNRGSKLFNHLSAVSESIQALGWVAMAPKPGPYVKEMNDAAMFYTNRVLKEYKDVDKKHVDWVKAYLSIWTELQAYIKEFHTTGLAWSKTGPVAKELSGLPSGPSAGSGPPPPPPGPPPPPVSTSSGSDESASRSALFAQINQGESITHALKHVSDDMKTHKNPALKAQSGPVRSGPKPFSAPKPQTSPSPKPATKKEPAVLELEGKKWRVENQENVSNLVIDDTELKQVAYIYKCVNTTLQIKGKINSITVDNCKKLGLVFDDVVGIVEIINSRDVKVQVMGKVPTISINKTDGCHAYLSKNSLDCEIVSAKSSEMNVLIPTEGGDFNEFPVPEQFKTLWNGQKLVTTVTEIAG, encoded by the exons ATGGCTGACATGCAAAATCTGGTAGAAAGACTGGAGAGGGCAGTGGGCCGCCTGGAGGCAGTATCCCATACCTCTGACATGCACCGTGGTTATGGAGACAGTCCTTCAAAAG CAGGAGCAGCTCCGTATGTGCAGGCATTTGACTCACTGCTTGCTGGTCCTGTGGCAGAGTACTTGAAGATCAGTAAAGAGATTGGGGGAGATGTGCAGAAACAT GCGGAGATGGTCCACACAGGTTTGAAGTTGGAGCGAGCTCTGTTGGTTACAGCTTCTCAGTGTCAACAGCCAGCAGAT AATAAGCTTTCTGATTTGTTGGCACCCATCTCAGAGCAGATCAAAGAAGTGATAACCTTTCGGGAGAAGAACCGAGGCAGCAAGTTGTTTAATCACCTGTCAGCTGTCAGCGAAAGTAtccaggccctgggctgggtgGCTATG GCTCCCAAGCCTGGCCCTTATGTGAAAGAAATGAATGATGCTGCCATGTTTTATACAAACCGAGTCCTCAAAGAGTACAAAGATGT GGATAAGAAGCATGTAGACTGGGTCAAAGCTTATTTAAGTATATGGACAGAGCTGCAGGCTTACATTAAGGAGTTCCATACCACCGGACTGGCCTGGAGCAAAACG GGGCCTGTGGCAAAAGAACTGAGTGGACTGCCATCTGGACCCTCTGCTGGATCAGGTCCTCCTCCCCCTCCACCAggcccccctcctcccccagtcTCTACCAGTTCAGGCTCAGATGAGTCCGCTTCCCGCTCAGCACTGTTTGCGCAGATTAATCAGGGGGAGAGCATCACACATG CCCTGAAGCATGTATCTGATGACATGAAGACGCACAAGAACCCTGCCCTGAAGGCTCAGAGTGGTCCAGTACGCAGTGGCCCCAAGCCGTTCTCTGCACCTAAACCCCAAACCAGCCCGTCCCCCAAACCAGCCACAAAGAAGGAGCCAGCAGTACTTGAACTGGAGGGCAAGAAATGGAGAGTG GAAAATCAGGaaaatgtttccaacctggtgattGATGACACAGAGCTGAAACAGGTGGCTTACATATACAAGTGTGTCAACACAACATTGCAAATCAAGGGCAAAATTAACTCCATTACAGTAG atAACTGTAAGAAACTTGGTCTGGTATTCGATGACGTGGTGGGCATTGTGGAGATAATCAACAGTAGGGATGTCAAAGTTCAG GTAATGGGTAAAGTGCCAACCATATCCATCAACAAAACAGATGGCTGCCATGCTTACCTGAGCAAGAATTCCCTGGATTGTGAAATAGTCAGTGCCAAATCTTCCGAGATGAACGTCCTTATTCCTACAGAAGGCGGTGACTTT AATGAATTCCCAGTTCCTGAGCAGTTCAAGACCCTCTGGAATGGGCAGAAGTTGGTCACCACAGTGACAGAAATTGCTGGATAA
- the CAP1 gene encoding adenylyl cyclase-associated protein 1 isoform X2, protein MADMQNLVERLERAVGRLEAVSHTSDMHRGYGDSPSKGAAPYVQAFDSLLAGPVAEYLKISKEIGGDVQKHAEMVHTGLKLERALLVTASQCQQPADNKLSDLLAPISEQIKEVITFREKNRGSKLFNHLSAVSESIQALGWVAMAPKPGPYVKEMNDAAMFYTNRVLKEYKDVDKKHVDWVKAYLSIWTELQAYIKEFHTTGLAWSKTGPVAKELSGLPSGPSAGSGPPPPPPGPPPPPVSTSSGSDESASRSALFAQINQGESITHALKHVSDDMKTHKNPALKAQSGPVRSGPKPFSAPKPQTSPSPKPATKKEPAVLELEGKKWRVENQENVSNLVIDDTELKQVAYIYKCVNTTLQIKGKINSITVDNCKKLGLVFDDVVGIVEIINSRDVKVQVMGKVPTISINKTDGCHAYLSKNSLDCEIVSAKSSEMNVLIPTEGGDFNEFPVPEQFKTLWNGQKLVTTVTEIAG, encoded by the exons ATGGCTGACATGCAAAATCTGGTAGAAAGACTGGAGAGGGCAGTGGGCCGCCTGGAGGCAGTATCCCATACCTCTGACATGCACCGTGGTTATGGAGACAGTCCTTCAAAAG GAGCAGCTCCGTATGTGCAGGCATTTGACTCACTGCTTGCTGGTCCTGTGGCAGAGTACTTGAAGATCAGTAAAGAGATTGGGGGAGATGTGCAGAAACAT GCGGAGATGGTCCACACAGGTTTGAAGTTGGAGCGAGCTCTGTTGGTTACAGCTTCTCAGTGTCAACAGCCAGCAGAT AATAAGCTTTCTGATTTGTTGGCACCCATCTCAGAGCAGATCAAAGAAGTGATAACCTTTCGGGAGAAGAACCGAGGCAGCAAGTTGTTTAATCACCTGTCAGCTGTCAGCGAAAGTAtccaggccctgggctgggtgGCTATG GCTCCCAAGCCTGGCCCTTATGTGAAAGAAATGAATGATGCTGCCATGTTTTATACAAACCGAGTCCTCAAAGAGTACAAAGATGT GGATAAGAAGCATGTAGACTGGGTCAAAGCTTATTTAAGTATATGGACAGAGCTGCAGGCTTACATTAAGGAGTTCCATACCACCGGACTGGCCTGGAGCAAAACG GGGCCTGTGGCAAAAGAACTGAGTGGACTGCCATCTGGACCCTCTGCTGGATCAGGTCCTCCTCCCCCTCCACCAggcccccctcctcccccagtcTCTACCAGTTCAGGCTCAGATGAGTCCGCTTCCCGCTCAGCACTGTTTGCGCAGATTAATCAGGGGGAGAGCATCACACATG CCCTGAAGCATGTATCTGATGACATGAAGACGCACAAGAACCCTGCCCTGAAGGCTCAGAGTGGTCCAGTACGCAGTGGCCCCAAGCCGTTCTCTGCACCTAAACCCCAAACCAGCCCGTCCCCCAAACCAGCCACAAAGAAGGAGCCAGCAGTACTTGAACTGGAGGGCAAGAAATGGAGAGTG GAAAATCAGGaaaatgtttccaacctggtgattGATGACACAGAGCTGAAACAGGTGGCTTACATATACAAGTGTGTCAACACAACATTGCAAATCAAGGGCAAAATTAACTCCATTACAGTAG atAACTGTAAGAAACTTGGTCTGGTATTCGATGACGTGGTGGGCATTGTGGAGATAATCAACAGTAGGGATGTCAAAGTTCAG GTAATGGGTAAAGTGCCAACCATATCCATCAACAAAACAGATGGCTGCCATGCTTACCTGAGCAAGAATTCCCTGGATTGTGAAATAGTCAGTGCCAAATCTTCCGAGATGAACGTCCTTATTCCTACAGAAGGCGGTGACTTT AATGAATTCCCAGTTCCTGAGCAGTTCAAGACCCTCTGGAATGGGCAGAAGTTGGTCACCACAGTGACAGAAATTGCTGGATAA